GAGACCCTGTGCCTGACGGGGCTTCTTGGAAAAATACGATACGTCCTAAAATTAGATTACGGAGAGTCGACCGATGTCATAAAGTAAAAGTGTTGTAGGGGTGCGAGAAGGCTGGGCCAACGCATCACTCAGCTGCCACAAAGCAGCTTTTTCACTCCAGGAGGTCCCAGAGGATAAGAGGCTTTTCCTCCCACTGCAGTTCCCCTTGCAGCCCAGCAACCCCAGCgggcagcaggagatgctgtGCATAAGGCCAGAGAATCACGGCATTGggtgggttggaagggaccttaaagatcatctaactccaaccccctgccatgggcagggacacctcccgcCAGCccaggtgcccccagccccatccagcctggccccgaacacctccagggatggggcacccacagctcctccgggcagcctgtgccagtgcctcagcacccttGTGGGACAAAATTCCTTTATcgtgtctaatctaaatctcttttGATCTGGGAAAATGCATGGGGGGGCAGCCACGGGAAGGCACAGCAGTGCTAGGAGCACGGCACCccggggagggaggcagggccGGGGCGAGGGCCGGGGTGGAGGCGCCAGCCTCACCTCTCCATCCCGGTTGCTTTCCCAGCTGCCGGCTGACGCTGCCGTTCCCTGCCAGTGAGCAGCGGGCGCCATGGACGAGGAGACGGTGCTGCAGATGGGGGGGAACTCCCTCCTGAAGGCAGTGTGGCTTGGCCGGCTCCGGCTGACCAGGCTCCTGCTGGAAGGGGGGGCTTACATCAACGAGAGCAACGAGAAAGGGGAGACCGccctcatggtggcctgcatCACCAAGCACGTTGACCAGCAGAGCATCAGCAAGGCCAAGATGGTGAAGTACCTGCTGGACAACAGAGCCGACCCCAACATCCAGGACAAGTCTGGGAAGACGGCCCTCATGCACGCCTGCATCCGAGGCGCCGGGGGAGAGGtggtgtccctgctgctggagaacgGGGCTGACCCCAGCCTGGAGGACCACTCCGGAGCCTCCGCGCTGGTCCACGCCATCAACGCGGACGACAAGGCcgtgctgcagcacctcctgaaCGCCTGCAGAGCAAAAGGGAAGGAGGTGATCATCATCACCATGGACAAGTCAGCCACCGGCACCAAGGCCACCAAGCAGTACCTGAACGTGCCCCCCTCGCTGGAGTTCAAGGACAGGGCCCCCCCCTGAGGCGTGcacggcagcccccagcctcagccTGACAGCAGccgtcccgtcccccccacTCGCTGAGAAGGAGGACGGGGCCTTCGGGCCGCACTCGGCCCAGCCCGGGGACAGCCCCCCTGCCAAGGCCACCGCCGAGCCGCCCTCCCCCGGGAGGAAAAGCGGCGCTGCCAAGAGAGCGCGGCTGCCCCAGCTGAAGCGGCTGCAGTCCGAGCCCTGGGGGCTGGTCGCGCCCTCGGTGCTGGCCGCCTCCGCGCACCACGAGGAGCAGCGGGTGCGCACGGACGACGAAGTCATCATGGGCATCGGTGAGCTCTCCTTTTCCAAAAAGGCTCCCCTCACCCggagcaacagcagcaagagcaaAGACCCGTCTCTCTTCCCCCTGGTAGACGAGCAGGCTCTGAGGACGCCCTCGGCCTCGGGGCCGGTCTCCAGGAAGGCGCCCTACGAGAAGAGCCCGGCCGGCCCCCAGCGCCTGCCCCGCAGGAGCACGGTGCCCGAGCAGACGGAGAGCGGTGGCCCCGGCTCCGCGGGCCCGGCGGCGATGGAGGCGCTGCACTGGCGGAGGCTGGGCGCCGAGCACCACGACTGCGATGACGGCACGGGGCCAGCCGAGGTGGGGAAGGTGGCCTCGGAGAGGAGGAAGCTGAACGGGTCCCACCTGGCCCTGCTCAACGGCTCGCGGGAGGCCCTGGACAGCCTCGCCAGCACATCGCCCGGCGCTGTCCGGCGCCGACCGCCCAACCTCCTGGAGCGGCGAGGGTCTGGGACCCTGCTGCTAGACCACATCTCTCATACCCGGCCGGGGTACCTGCCCCCTCTGAATGTGAACCCCAACCCCCCCATCCCTGACATTGGCTCCAGCAGCAAGTCTTCCTCCCTGCTCGCTGCTGGCTTGAAGTCCCTGGTGCCCATCGCTCCCAGCTCACCCAAGCGGGGTGACTTGAGAACCAAAAAGAAGCTTCTCCGGAGACACTCCATGCAGGTGGAGCAGATGAGGCAGCTCTCTGATTTTGAGGAAATAGTGGCCCAGTAGCTGAGTCACAGTCGATTTCCCACAAAATTTACCAAATACGTGCTCTCTGTAGAAACATAAATGATGGTTCCTGAACAGAGCGGTCGCTGGCTCCGGGGAagtgctggcagccctgggTGTTCAGCCCCGTGCCCAGGGGCTGAGTGAGGAGGGTCTCGTgctgcttcccagagctggggAGAGCCAGGAGTCGCAGGTGGCAAGGAATCAAGCCCAAGCATCTGAAGCATCTGTCATGTACTGATAACTCATTTCTGGACTTTCCCCCAAGAGTAACTATCTGAGAAATCCGATCCCAGAACATCTCACGCACAGAGTCAGGCTTCACACAAAGGCTCCTGGCTGCAGTTTATTTATTCCTGATTATTTATGACCCGTTTTCCTTCCATCCCACTCATTCTAATACAGAAACTGGTCTGGGAGCCCCACGCCAGGGAGCCGGGGGCTGATGTATTTGTGAAGTGCCTACCAGGAAGGAGCTTAATGCTGCAAGAGGttggaagagcagaaataaCCCTCCTTAGCAATTGAATGTATTTATACCCTCACTGTGCTGGAGAAGGGAGACGATTCCTGCCTCAGAGATTTCCGAGCACTTTGAAACGCCAGAGGCTGAGCTAAATCTGTTGCTGGTGCAACCCAGTGTCTTCAGCAGGCCTGCCACCAGGACGGGTTTGCCTCAGCGTCTCGAGAGCCACCAAGGCGCAGGGGCAGTTCCCAGCACACTGAGCAACTCCAAGCACTGACGTCCCGGCTTGTCCCCGGGGGA
This DNA window, taken from Oxyura jamaicensis isolate SHBP4307 breed ruddy duck chromosome 10 unlocalized genomic scaffold, BPBGC_Ojam_1.0 oxy10_random_OJ72043, whole genome shotgun sequence, encodes the following:
- the ANKRD34C gene encoding LOW QUALITY PROTEIN: ankyrin repeat domain-containing protein 34C (The sequence of the model RefSeq protein was modified relative to this genomic sequence to represent the inferred CDS: deleted 1 base in 1 codon), with the translated sequence MDEETVLQMGGNSLLKAVWLGRLRLTRLLLEGGAYINESNEKGETALMVACITKHVDQQSISKAKMVKYLLDNRADPNIQDKSGKTALMHACIRGAGGEVVSLLLENGADPSLEDHSGASALVHAINADDKAVLQHLLNACRAKGKEVIIITMDKSATGTKATKQYLNVPPSLEFKDRPPPEACTAAPSLSLTAAVPSPPLAEKEDGAFGPHSAQPGDSPPAKATAEPPSPGRKSGAAKRARLPQLKRLQSEPWGLVAPSVLAASAHHEEQRVRTDDEVIMGIGELSFSKKAPLTRSNSSKSKDPSLFPLVDEQALRTPSASGPVSRKAPYEKSPAGPQRLPRRSTVPEQTESGGPGSAGPAAMEALHWRRLGAEHHDCDDGTGPAEVGKVASERRKLNGSHLALLNGSREALDSLASTSPGAVRRRPPNLLERRGSGTLLLDHISHTRPGYLPPLNVNPNPPIPDIGSSSKSSSLLAAGLKSLVPIAPSSPKRGDLRTKKKLLRRHSMQVEQMRQLSDFEEIVAQ